One Tachysurus vachellii isolate PV-2020 chromosome 14, HZAU_Pvac_v1, whole genome shotgun sequence genomic window, ATGCCATTGTTGTTACTTAATTTTCTTAAACGATCAAAGTTACATAAACGATTCTTTGCATTACATTAATAAGTAGCTTATGAGCTAGGACTGAATGGTTTTGTcatcaagaaaataaatatgtaacagCAAATACATTTGTTGACATTTTTGCTAGTTTTTAGCAGAAGCCACAGAAATCACTGTACCTGTGAAAATGCGACTGTAAAGAAGTGGGATATTTTATACAAGAAGTGAAAACTCGGCTCTCACagtaaaaacaggaaaaatgggAAAACAAATATCTTAGCAGTTTTGACTAGGGATGAAGTGTAatggctagatgactgggtTAGAGCATCTCAGCAGGTGTTGTAGGGGTTCCTGGTATTCTGTGACTAGTACCAACCAAAAGTGATCCAAAGAAGGACAACCATTTGGTCTGATTTCAGAAGAGCTGCTATGGTACAAATTTCTAAAATAGTAGTTATAATAGAAATGCTGTTTCCTGTCCATCAATAAAAGCTCCTACTTTGGGCACATGAGCATCAGGACTGGACTATTGAGCAATGGAGGAAGGTGGCCTGGACTATggacatcgtgtgtgtgtgtgtgtgtgtgtgtgtgtgtcgattaCATGGGGATGAGATGGCATGTGggtggaggcagtgtgatgcacTGAGTAATGTTCTGCTGGGTAACGTTTGGTTCTGGCATTCATATGGATGAAATTTTTTACATGTACCACCAGACTAAATATTGTTGCAGATGAAGTACAAACCTTTATGGCATCAGTATTGTCATGTATGGCCACACTAGACAAAGAGTTCAAGTTGTTGACCTGCAatttccccagatctcaatcgaatcgagcatctgtgggatcgggatgtgtgtgtgtgtgtgtgtgtgtgtgtgtgtgtgtgtgtgtgtgtgtgtatatacagtatatatatttgtgtctcCAATAACTTCTCTCATCACTTGGGCTGTTATACAGTCAGATGGGACTAAATAAATTCAACATTCTGAAACATAATTAATGAAATGatgtgtttattgtaaaaacaaGTGAATATTACGGCCTGcttctgtttgctgttttgggaatagactttgtttttttacaagTATGTAGACTCTTGTGGATTTACCATAAAACTGGGAACATAGTGTATTTCAGCATGTTTTTTCAAGTAGAATTCACTTTATTTCCTCTCTACATTGATGTCAATTATTGAGTTCAGTGTgttgcacatttttattaacaacATTATATAAGACAGAAATCCCAGCTGCGATATGGTTATTATATGATGCTTTAATGAAGATTATTTGTTCTCTCTGCCATATTGTttgatagagaaagagagtccTTAGAATTTATGTTGTATTAGTGgttgaatttgaatttagtctatttttttttttggactgaaAAGACGACTGAACCTTTGCCCTTTGTGGTTTAAGAGACAGCTCCTGTTTGCTCCGAAAGGTGGCGCTGTTGCGTTTCAGTACTGGACTGAGTGACATGCAGGAGCACAATCTCAGACCAAATGAAAGCAGTACCTTATAATCTGTGATGCTATTGATTTTAGGGATAGTCTACATCTTAAAATATCCATGCTGGAATCTCTTAGAATGTCCTAGACGTGTTAAAAGTGTGTAATTCTGTCTCTCTGGAGTGATCTGATCTAAACTGGTTTAAACTGGTGATCTGATCTAAACTGGTTTAAACTGGTGATCTGATCTAAActggttttattatatttatattattttattttcactctcaTATCTCTGTCAttagaatataaaaaatattgtattacattaataaatagtttgtaggctacaaataaaaagattttgaacacataacacataatcacacatttcttctctaaCAGACAATAAATAACTGATTCTTCTGACCCAGTTCATTTTATGGGACGTTTTAGTCTACAGTCCAAATCTAttttatactgaaatattttaaaggtttgtTGTCAGGAAATAATTTCATAATGGAGTCTGAAAAAAGTCATTACTTTACATCAGTTATTGACTGAtacctttttaaataaataattaaaaaaaacaacgtcTTTAGGACATAATGTATTAGAATATGACAGAGACAAACAGGTCTGAGATCAGTCAGGACTCACTGTTTGGgaaacttttgtttttcctctagTATGTAAATTAGAGCTGAAATGGAGCGCGCCCATTGGCTTAGAATCCGATTCCATTTCCTCTTTCACAGCTGACGTCAGATCAGCTATAAAACTCAGCAATGCTTTTATCCCCGTGTTCTGGGCGACCCTTTAAAAACTACAAGCAGCCCGCAGTTCTCTTTTTTCAGCAAAGCAACAATTTACCAGTCACATGCACGTTAACCTCCTCAGTTTTCGcaattgtagaaaaaaaaaagccgaaGCCATGAAGtgttaaatatttgaaattGAGTCGCACCGACATTCGGCCGCAGAGACACCGGGACCGGAGACGCGCGCGCGCTGCTCTCACGCGTCCGTGAGCGGCCACAACAAAGCACAGgctattcatttataaaataaatcctctCCGCAAAGTCGACAGTCTTTTTTCACGGTTCTgaagaattaaataaagaaatcaagCTGGCTCACGCCGTCTCGAACCCGACTAGTTTGACAGCTGCTCTTCACCCCCTTTGGAGGACTGTCAACAGCAAAAGGATGGCATCAGAACTGGCAATGAGCAACTCCGACCTGCCCACCAGTCCCCTGGCCATGGAATATGTTAATGACTTCGATCTGATGAAGTTTGAAGTGAAAAAGGAGCCGGTGGAGCCCGACCGCAGCATCAGCCAGTGCAGCCGCCCAGTCGCCGGCGGATCCGTATCTTCCACCCCGATGAGCACGCCTTGCAGCTCGGTTCCTCCTTCGCCAAGCTTCTCGGCGCCCAGTCCGGGTTCGGGGAGCGAGCAGAAGGCGCACTTGGAGGACTTCTACTGGATGAGCGGCTACCAGCAGCAGCTGAACCCGGAGGCGCTGGGCTTCAGCCCGGAGGATGCGGTGGAGGCACTGATCAGCAGCGGCCACCAGCTCCCCAGCTTCGACGGCTACACCCGGGGGCAGCAGTTCGGCGGCGGGGCGGGCGCCGGAGGCACCGTGGCCGGAGAGGAGATGGGCTCGGCGGCCGCCGTGGTCTCGGCCGTGATCGCGGCGGCGGCAGCGCAGAACGGCAATCCgctccatcaccaccatcaccatcaccaccaccaccacgcCAATGCGCACCACGGAGCGCCCGGAGCGCCCGCCAACGGCTCCGCAGCGGGGAGCCACCAGCACACGCGCCTCGACGACCGCTTCTCCGACGAGCAGCTCGTCACCATGTCCGTGCGGGAGCTCAACCGACAGCTGCGCGGCGTCAGCAAAGAAGAAGTGATCCGGCTGAAGCAGAAGCGGCGGACGCTGAAGAACCGCGGCTACGCGCAGTCCTGCCGTTTCAAGCGCGTGCAGCAGCGCCACGTGCTCGAGGGCGAGAAGACACAGCTTATTCAGCAAGTGGAGCATCTCAAGCAGGAGATCTCCAGGCTGATGCGGGAGAGGGACGCGTACAAGGAGAAATACGAGAAGCTCATCGGCAACGGCTTCCGAGAAAACGGCTCGAGCAGCGACAACAACCCTTCATCTCCGGAGTTCTTCATGTGAGTTTTTGGCAATTCATTGAGAAGCGATTTGACCGGTGACACGcggtaaagttttttttttttttttttttttaatttatgttttttttgtttgctggtGGTGTTGGAATATGAGATGTTTTAGCAAGCCACAAATGACATATGACAACACTGAGTTTTTGCCTTTTTCTTTCCACTTagtctatttatttacattttggaaAGAAAGCGGTTGAAGTTCGACAGTAATAATCTTTAACACAGGAATCAATATCAGGAATCAGTATCTGGCTTTTAAGGTTTTCATTACTTTTATGTTGACGTGTCATTAATATTAGTTTAGACCCctgacacactgcacacactataatattttactgtaacagtctGTGTGCGTTTTTGTCACTATGCGGTTTGGACATGGACGAGTTTTGCGCATGCACGAAACTTTTACTGCATAATAACCACATGTACAATTATGAGCGTGTTATAAACGGATAAATATACAACCTGGTGTTGTGTAGCAAGTAACATGCCTATTTCTTGTCCGCTCACAGTTTTGTCCCTTCctcaaccatatatatattttttaatgtgtttaatcctGCAACCTTTTGTCGTGTATTATCAGAATATAGTGTTTCTGCTTCCACATGCTGGTCATGTTGGTCGACGGCGTTTCCCACTTTTCTGCCTTTTGAaggaacttttttatttttttttttggattgcttCGGCATTACATTTCATCCTTCATCGTGTGGTGTGTTTACACTTTTCTGGGACTTCATCCTCCGCACATGAACCTCAACCCTGTCTCCACTGAGTGTTGTCAGACCTTATGGGAAAATTATCAgactggattttttttggtaaatcaTTTATGGCGAATATGGCTCGAAGAAGCATTGTTGAATGTGCAGTTATTTTATACGGCGAATGAAATCGTTTTATTTGATGTGTGAAATCATTTCCGCAATGTGTCCAAAATGCCAATCTACAGGTTGTGACATGCAGTGTGCTATATGCTAAATTAGCACTTGCTTGATTAGGTATTTTACATCTCTAAAAGTTCAGTGAACTAATCTGTCACCttgattatatttaatatatctttCTAAAGAGAAGGATCTTATCCAAAaaggtgttgatttttttttttgttagtattTTGTTGGCTTAAGCAGCCTTTCCAAAACGTACCCTAAAATGTTCTGCCGTTTTATTGTAACTTAAACCAAAATAACAACCAGTTATATGTTTCACTTCAACATACAACTTTTATTTATGGAAAATCGCcgataaaataaaagttaattcaATGCGCACAAATTATAGGAggttataaaatattaagagaCGTTTCGAGGCGCAGTTTAAGGCGCTTTTTCACTCCCACCAGCCTGTAGACTGTGTTCTGCTGTTACTGGGACTGACTGCAGCCTTTAAACCaccacatccacatccacatccacatcattaataaatttataactaaaaaaaaacacctgtttTGTTCTCttattcttttcttcctttgctGTCCA contains:
- the mafb gene encoding transcription factor Maf — translated: MASELAMSNSDLPTSPLAMEYVNDFDLMKFEVKKEPVEPDRSISQCSRPVAGGSVSSTPMSTPCSSVPPSPSFSAPSPGSGSEQKAHLEDFYWMSGYQQQLNPEALGFSPEDAVEALISSGHQLPSFDGYTRGQQFGGGAGAGGTVAGEEMGSAAAVVSAVIAAAAAQNGNPLHHHHHHHHHHHANAHHGAPGAPANGSAAGSHQHTRLDDRFSDEQLVTMSVRELNRQLRGVSKEEVIRLKQKRRTLKNRGYAQSCRFKRVQQRHVLEGEKTQLIQQVEHLKQEISRLMRERDAYKEKYEKLIGNGFRENGSSSDNNPSSPEFFMSSRKFLHL